One Ascaphus truei isolate aAscTru1 chromosome 9, aAscTru1.hap1, whole genome shotgun sequence genomic region harbors:
- the GALC gene encoding galactocerebrosidase isoform X1, whose protein sequence is MAALLPLLVLLGVPGSRAQYPLDDRGGLGRLFDGIGGVSGGGATSRLLVNYPEPYRAQILDYLFKPNFGASLHILKVEIGGDAQTTDGTEPSHMHYPDDQNYFRGYEWWLMKEAKKRNPNITLIGLPWAFPGWIGYGRNWPYDFPDVTAYYVVSWIMGAKQYHDLDIDYVGIWNERSFDVKYIKLLRYTLDKSGLDQVGIIASDNLWQPISHRMLWDSELLGAVDVIGAHYPGTRTVPDALLTGKKLWASEDYSTFNDEVGGGCWARILNQNYVNGNMTSTISWNLVASYYEELPFGREGLMTAKEPWSGNYVVSSPIWITAHTTQFTRPGWFYLRTVGHLEKGGSYVALTDGRGNLTVIIETMSHNSSICIRPPLPAFNVSAQNATFHLEGSFHGVKSLQVWHSQLDLNSTKPTLFRNLPPVKVNGGSFTVELGADEIYTLTTITTGQKGSYPDPPLSQPFPLKYQDDFNVRNPPFSEAPNFADQSGVFEYFTNTSDPGDHVFTLRQVLTQRPITWVSDAEQAISVIGDFKWSNVTITCDIYIETPDTGGVFIAARVNQGGSPARLARGVFFWVFADGTYEVTGDLLGKIVLSKGLSGVRARRWHTLTLHTDGLYACGLLNGNPLWKNVIMLGPLHGWAAIGTHSFQFAQFDNFVIEAKGNP, encoded by the exons ATGGCGGCTCTTCTcccgctgctggtgctgctgggagtCCCGGGGAGCCGGGCGCAGTACCCGCTGGATGACCGGGGAGGCCTAGGCCGGCTGTTCGATGGTATCGGCGGAGTGAGCGGGGGAGGG GCAACGTCGCGTCTTCTTGTAAATTACCCAGAGCCTTACCGAGCCCAGATCTTAGATTACTTATTTAAG CCAAATTTTGGTGCATCTTTGCACATCCTTAAGGTAGAGATTGGAGGGGATGCACAGACAACAG ATGGTACCGAGCCGTCTCACATGCATTACCCAGACGACCAGAACTACTTCAGAGGTTATGAGTGGTGGCTGATGAAAGAAGCTAAAAAGAGGAACCCAAATATTACACTTATAG GGTTACCCTGGGCATTCCCTGGGTGGATTGGTTACGGCAGGAACTGGCCTTATGATTTTCCCGACGTAACTGCTTACTATGTCGTCTCGTGGATTATGGGGGCTAAACAGTACCATGATTTAGACATAGATTACGTTGGG ATCTGGAATGAAAGATCATTTGATGTCAAATATATAAAG TTATTAAGATACACGTTGGATAAAAGCGGTTTGGACCAAGTGGGGATCATAGCCAGCGATAATCTCTGGCAGCCCATCTCCCATCGCATGCTGTGGGATTCTGAGCTCCTCGGCGCGGTCGATGTGATAGG GGCTCACTACCCCGGCACGCGCACTGTGCCCGACGCTCTGCTCACTGGGAAGAAGCTCTGGGCCTCAGAAGATTACAGCACTTTCAATGATGAAGTTGGCGGAGGCTGCTGGGCTCGGATCCTCAACCAGAACTATGTGAATGGGAACATGACTTC GACCATCTCGTGGAATCTGGTGGCCAGTTATTATGAAGAATTGCCCTTTGGCCGGGAGGGGCTAATGACGGCCAAGGAACCGTGGAGTGGTAACTACGTGGTATCCTCTCCCATCTGGATCACCG CACACACCACCCAGTTTACCCGGCCAGGCTGGTTCTACCTCAGGACTGTAGGACATTTAGAAAAAGGTGGAAGCTACGTGGCTCTGACAGACGGACGGGGAAACCTCACGGTTATCATTGAGACCATG TCTCATAACAGCTCCATTTGCATCCGCCCGCCACTGCCGGCCTTCAACGTGTCGGCGCAGAACGCCACGTTTCACCTGGAAGGTTCCTTT CACGGTGTGAAATCGCTCCAGGTTTGGCATTCACAGCTAGACCTCAACTCCACCAAACCTACCTTATTTAGAAATCTTCCCCCTGTAAAG GTAAACGGGGGATCTTTTACCGTGGAGCTGGGTGCGGATGAAATTTACACTTTAACAACCATCACTACCGGGCAGAAAGGCTCCTATCCCGATCCTCCTCTGTCCCAACCTTTCCCATTAAAATATCAGGACGATTTCAACGTTC GTAATCCACCATTCAGCGAAGCGCCTAATTTCGCGGACCAGTCGGGCGTTTTTGAATATTTCACAAATACCTCGGACCCGGGAGATCACGTCTTCACCCTGCGACAGGTGCTCACTCAGCGACCCATCACCTGGGTCAGCGACGCAGAGCAGGCTATCAGCGTGATTGGAGACTTCAAATG GTCCAATGTTACAATAACCTGTGACATCTACATTGAGACTCCTGACACTGGGGGAGTGTTTATTGCTGCTCGAGTGAATCAAGGGGGGTCCCCTGCTCGCCTGGctagaggggtctttttctgggTGTTTGCTGATGGTACCTATGAAGTTACCGGAGATCTGC TTGGGAAGATCGTGCTGAGTAAAGGACTGTCAGGAGTTCGAGCTAGAAGATGGCACACGCTCACGCTACACACTGAT GGTCTGTACGCGTGTGGGCTGTTAAACGGTAACCCTCTGTGGAAGAACGTCATCATGCTGGGGCCCCTGCACGGCTGGGCCGCCATAGGAACGCACTCCTTTCAATTTGCACAGTTTGATAACTTTGTGATCGAAGCCAAAGGGAACCCGTAA
- the GALC gene encoding galactocerebrosidase isoform X2: MAALLPLLVLLGVPGSRAQYPLDDRGGLGRLFDGIGGVSGGGATSRLLVNYPEPYRAQILDYLFKPNFGASLHILKVEIGGDAQTTDGTEPSHMHYPDDQNYFRGYEWWLMKEAKKRNPNITLIGLPWAFPGWIGYGRNWPYDFPDVTAYYVVSWIMGAKQYHDLDIDYVGIWNERSFDVKYIKVLRHTLDRLGLANVGIIAADGQWEIADDMVVDPYLNESVQVIGAHYPGTRTVPDALLTGKKLWASEDYSTFNDEVGGGCWARILNQNYVNGNMTSTISWNLVASYYEELPFGREGLMTAKEPWSGNYVVSSPIWITAHTTQFTRPGWFYLRTVGHLEKGGSYVALTDGRGNLTVIIETMSHNSSICIRPPLPAFNVSAQNATFHLEGSFHGVKSLQVWHSQLDLNSTKPTLFRNLPPVKVNGGSFTVELGADEIYTLTTITTGQKGSYPDPPLSQPFPLKYQDDFNVRNPPFSEAPNFADQSGVFEYFTNTSDPGDHVFTLRQVLTQRPITWVSDAEQAISVIGDFKWSNVTITCDIYIETPDTGGVFIAARVNQGGSPARLARGVFFWVFADGTYEVTGDLLGKIVLSKGLSGVRARRWHTLTLHTDGLYACGLLNGNPLWKNVIMLGPLHGWAAIGTHSFQFAQFDNFVIEAKGNP; encoded by the exons ATGGCGGCTCTTCTcccgctgctggtgctgctgggagtCCCGGGGAGCCGGGCGCAGTACCCGCTGGATGACCGGGGAGGCCTAGGCCGGCTGTTCGATGGTATCGGCGGAGTGAGCGGGGGAGGG GCAACGTCGCGTCTTCTTGTAAATTACCCAGAGCCTTACCGAGCCCAGATCTTAGATTACTTATTTAAG CCAAATTTTGGTGCATCTTTGCACATCCTTAAGGTAGAGATTGGAGGGGATGCACAGACAACAG ATGGTACCGAGCCGTCTCACATGCATTACCCAGACGACCAGAACTACTTCAGAGGTTATGAGTGGTGGCTGATGAAAGAAGCTAAAAAGAGGAACCCAAATATTACACTTATAG GGTTACCCTGGGCATTCCCTGGGTGGATTGGTTACGGCAGGAACTGGCCTTATGATTTTCCCGACGTAACTGCTTACTATGTCGTCTCGTGGATTATGGGGGCTAAACAGTACCATGATTTAGACATAGATTACGTTGGG ATCTGGAATGAAAGATCATTTGATGTCAAATATATAAAG GTTCTGCGGCACACTTTGGACAGGCTGGGTTTAGCGAACGTTGGCATCATCGCTGCAGATGGACAATGGGAAATTGCAGACGACATGGTAGTTGATCCCTATCTTAATGAGTCTGTGCAGGTTATAGG GGCTCACTACCCCGGCACGCGCACTGTGCCCGACGCTCTGCTCACTGGGAAGAAGCTCTGGGCCTCAGAAGATTACAGCACTTTCAATGATGAAGTTGGCGGAGGCTGCTGGGCTCGGATCCTCAACCAGAACTATGTGAATGGGAACATGACTTC GACCATCTCGTGGAATCTGGTGGCCAGTTATTATGAAGAATTGCCCTTTGGCCGGGAGGGGCTAATGACGGCCAAGGAACCGTGGAGTGGTAACTACGTGGTATCCTCTCCCATCTGGATCACCG CACACACCACCCAGTTTACCCGGCCAGGCTGGTTCTACCTCAGGACTGTAGGACATTTAGAAAAAGGTGGAAGCTACGTGGCTCTGACAGACGGACGGGGAAACCTCACGGTTATCATTGAGACCATG TCTCATAACAGCTCCATTTGCATCCGCCCGCCACTGCCGGCCTTCAACGTGTCGGCGCAGAACGCCACGTTTCACCTGGAAGGTTCCTTT CACGGTGTGAAATCGCTCCAGGTTTGGCATTCACAGCTAGACCTCAACTCCACCAAACCTACCTTATTTAGAAATCTTCCCCCTGTAAAG GTAAACGGGGGATCTTTTACCGTGGAGCTGGGTGCGGATGAAATTTACACTTTAACAACCATCACTACCGGGCAGAAAGGCTCCTATCCCGATCCTCCTCTGTCCCAACCTTTCCCATTAAAATATCAGGACGATTTCAACGTTC GTAATCCACCATTCAGCGAAGCGCCTAATTTCGCGGACCAGTCGGGCGTTTTTGAATATTTCACAAATACCTCGGACCCGGGAGATCACGTCTTCACCCTGCGACAGGTGCTCACTCAGCGACCCATCACCTGGGTCAGCGACGCAGAGCAGGCTATCAGCGTGATTGGAGACTTCAAATG GTCCAATGTTACAATAACCTGTGACATCTACATTGAGACTCCTGACACTGGGGGAGTGTTTATTGCTGCTCGAGTGAATCAAGGGGGGTCCCCTGCTCGCCTGGctagaggggtctttttctgggTGTTTGCTGATGGTACCTATGAAGTTACCGGAGATCTGC TTGGGAAGATCGTGCTGAGTAAAGGACTGTCAGGAGTTCGAGCTAGAAGATGGCACACGCTCACGCTACACACTGAT GGTCTGTACGCGTGTGGGCTGTTAAACGGTAACCCTCTGTGGAAGAACGTCATCATGCTGGGGCCCCTGCACGGCTGGGCCGCCATAGGAACGCACTCCTTTCAATTTGCACAGTTTGATAACTTTGTGATCGAAGCCAAAGGGAACCCGTAA
- the GALC gene encoding galactocerebrosidase isoform X3: MHYPDDQNYFRGYEWWLMKEAKKRNPNITLIGLPWAFPGWIGYGRNWPYDFPDVTAYYVVSWIMGAKQYHDLDIDYVGIWNERSFDVKYIKLLRYTLDKSGLDQVGIIASDNLWQPISHRMLWDSELLGAVDVIGAHYPGTRTVPDALLTGKKLWASEDYSTFNDEVGGGCWARILNQNYVNGNMTSTISWNLVASYYEELPFGREGLMTAKEPWSGNYVVSSPIWITAHTTQFTRPGWFYLRTVGHLEKGGSYVALTDGRGNLTVIIETMSHNSSICIRPPLPAFNVSAQNATFHLEGSFHGVKSLQVWHSQLDLNSTKPTLFRNLPPVKVNGGSFTVELGADEIYTLTTITTGQKGSYPDPPLSQPFPLKYQDDFNVRNPPFSEAPNFADQSGVFEYFTNTSDPGDHVFTLRQVLTQRPITWVSDAEQAISVIGDFKWSNVTITCDIYIETPDTGGVFIAARVNQGGSPARLARGVFFWVFADGTYEVTGDLLGKIVLSKGLSGVRARRWHTLTLHTDGLYACGLLNGNPLWKNVIMLGPLHGWAAIGTHSFQFAQFDNFVIEAKGNP, from the exons ATGCATTACCCAGACGACCAGAACTACTTCAGAGGTTATGAGTGGTGGCTGATGAAAGAAGCTAAAAAGAGGAACCCAAATATTACACTTATAG GGTTACCCTGGGCATTCCCTGGGTGGATTGGTTACGGCAGGAACTGGCCTTATGATTTTCCCGACGTAACTGCTTACTATGTCGTCTCGTGGATTATGGGGGCTAAACAGTACCATGATTTAGACATAGATTACGTTGGG ATCTGGAATGAAAGATCATTTGATGTCAAATATATAAAG TTATTAAGATACACGTTGGATAAAAGCGGTTTGGACCAAGTGGGGATCATAGCCAGCGATAATCTCTGGCAGCCCATCTCCCATCGCATGCTGTGGGATTCTGAGCTCCTCGGCGCGGTCGATGTGATAGG GGCTCACTACCCCGGCACGCGCACTGTGCCCGACGCTCTGCTCACTGGGAAGAAGCTCTGGGCCTCAGAAGATTACAGCACTTTCAATGATGAAGTTGGCGGAGGCTGCTGGGCTCGGATCCTCAACCAGAACTATGTGAATGGGAACATGACTTC GACCATCTCGTGGAATCTGGTGGCCAGTTATTATGAAGAATTGCCCTTTGGCCGGGAGGGGCTAATGACGGCCAAGGAACCGTGGAGTGGTAACTACGTGGTATCCTCTCCCATCTGGATCACCG CACACACCACCCAGTTTACCCGGCCAGGCTGGTTCTACCTCAGGACTGTAGGACATTTAGAAAAAGGTGGAAGCTACGTGGCTCTGACAGACGGACGGGGAAACCTCACGGTTATCATTGAGACCATG TCTCATAACAGCTCCATTTGCATCCGCCCGCCACTGCCGGCCTTCAACGTGTCGGCGCAGAACGCCACGTTTCACCTGGAAGGTTCCTTT CACGGTGTGAAATCGCTCCAGGTTTGGCATTCACAGCTAGACCTCAACTCCACCAAACCTACCTTATTTAGAAATCTTCCCCCTGTAAAG GTAAACGGGGGATCTTTTACCGTGGAGCTGGGTGCGGATGAAATTTACACTTTAACAACCATCACTACCGGGCAGAAAGGCTCCTATCCCGATCCTCCTCTGTCCCAACCTTTCCCATTAAAATATCAGGACGATTTCAACGTTC GTAATCCACCATTCAGCGAAGCGCCTAATTTCGCGGACCAGTCGGGCGTTTTTGAATATTTCACAAATACCTCGGACCCGGGAGATCACGTCTTCACCCTGCGACAGGTGCTCACTCAGCGACCCATCACCTGGGTCAGCGACGCAGAGCAGGCTATCAGCGTGATTGGAGACTTCAAATG GTCCAATGTTACAATAACCTGTGACATCTACATTGAGACTCCTGACACTGGGGGAGTGTTTATTGCTGCTCGAGTGAATCAAGGGGGGTCCCCTGCTCGCCTGGctagaggggtctttttctgggTGTTTGCTGATGGTACCTATGAAGTTACCGGAGATCTGC TTGGGAAGATCGTGCTGAGTAAAGGACTGTCAGGAGTTCGAGCTAGAAGATGGCACACGCTCACGCTACACACTGAT GGTCTGTACGCGTGTGGGCTGTTAAACGGTAACCCTCTGTGGAAGAACGTCATCATGCTGGGGCCCCTGCACGGCTGGGCCGCCATAGGAACGCACTCCTTTCAATTTGCACAGTTTGATAACTTTGTGATCGAAGCCAAAGGGAACCCGTAA